A genomic segment from Streptomyces sp. NBC_00459 encodes:
- a CDS encoding ammonium transporter, which produces MNLAAARIDTGDTAWLLAATALVLLMTPGLALFYGGMVRTKSVLNMLMMSFVSIALVTVVWLAAGYSLAFGEDIGGGLIGGLDHAGMAGLGPDSVQGTVPTLLFATFQLTFAIITAALVSGAVADRAKFGAWLVFVPVWAVLVYVPVAHWVWGPGGWILEHLGALDFAGGLPVEITSGASGLALCLVLGPRLGFRKEAMRPHNLPMVMLGAGLLWFGWFGFNAGSALGANGLAAAAFLNTLAAGCTGLLGWLFVEQRRDGHPTTLGAASGAVAGLVAITPSCGSVSLLGALVVGLAAGVVCSYAVGWKFRFGYDDSLDVVGVHLVGGVIGTLLIGVFAAESMTGGAEGLLYGGGLGQLGRQAVAVVAVGAYAFAVTYGIGKVIDRIMGFRASEDEEHTGLDLTVHAETAYDHGVLGHGAPVSSAAHSSHSSAQKVKSQA; this is translated from the coding sequence GTGAACCTGGCCGCTGCCCGGATCGACACCGGCGACACCGCCTGGCTGCTCGCCGCCACCGCCCTCGTACTCCTCATGACCCCTGGCCTGGCCCTCTTCTACGGCGGCATGGTCCGTACGAAGAGCGTGCTCAACATGCTGATGATGAGTTTCGTGTCGATCGCCCTGGTCACTGTGGTGTGGCTGGCCGCCGGCTACTCCCTCGCCTTCGGGGAGGACATCGGCGGCGGCCTGATCGGGGGACTCGACCACGCCGGAATGGCGGGACTCGGCCCGGACAGTGTCCAGGGCACCGTCCCCACCCTCCTCTTCGCCACCTTCCAGCTCACCTTCGCGATCATCACCGCCGCCCTGGTCAGCGGCGCGGTCGCCGACCGGGCGAAGTTCGGGGCCTGGCTGGTCTTCGTGCCCGTGTGGGCGGTGCTCGTATACGTTCCCGTCGCCCACTGGGTGTGGGGCCCGGGCGGCTGGATTCTCGAGCACCTCGGCGCCCTCGACTTCGCGGGCGGCCTGCCCGTCGAGATCACCTCCGGCGCCTCCGGACTCGCCCTGTGCCTGGTCCTCGGCCCGCGCCTCGGGTTCCGGAAGGAGGCCATGCGGCCGCACAACCTGCCGATGGTGATGCTGGGCGCCGGTCTGCTCTGGTTCGGCTGGTTCGGGTTCAACGCCGGGTCCGCGCTCGGCGCCAACGGGCTGGCCGCCGCCGCCTTCCTCAACACCCTCGCCGCCGGCTGCACCGGCCTCCTCGGCTGGCTCTTCGTCGAGCAGCGCCGCGACGGTCACCCCACGACGCTGGGCGCGGCCTCCGGCGCGGTCGCCGGTCTGGTGGCCATCACGCCGTCCTGCGGGTCGGTCTCGCTCCTCGGCGCGCTGGTCGTGGGGCTCGCCGCCGGTGTCGTCTGCTCGTACGCCGTCGGGTGGAAGTTCAGGTTCGGATACGACGACTCGCTCGACGTCGTCGGCGTCCACCTGGTCGGCGGAGTGATCGGCACCCTGCTGATCGGCGTCTTCGCCGCCGAGTCGATGACCGGCGGGGCCGAGGGGCTGCTGTACGGGGGCGGGCTCGGTCAGCTCGGCAGGCAGGCGGTCGCCGTGGTGGCCGTGGGCGCCTACGCCTTCGCCGTGACGTACGGCATCGGGAAGGTGATCGACCGGATCATGGGGTTCCGGGCGAGCGAGGACGAGGAGCACACCGGTCTCGACCTTACGGTGCACGCCGAGACGGCATACGATCACGGCGTCCTGGGCCACGGGGCCCCGGTCTCGTCCGCCGCACACTCTTCCCACTCCTCCGCGCAGAAGGTCAAGAGCCAGGCATGA
- a CDS encoding P-II family nitrogen regulator encodes MKLITAIVKPYRLDEVKTALQEIGVHGLTVTEASGYGRQRGHTEVYRGAEYQVDLVPKVRIEVVVDDADAETAIEAIVKAARTGKIGDGKVWALPVETVVRVRTGERGPDAL; translated from the coding sequence ATGAAGCTCATCACCGCGATCGTCAAGCCGTACCGCCTCGACGAGGTCAAGACCGCGCTCCAGGAAATCGGCGTGCACGGTCTGACCGTGACCGAGGCCAGCGGGTACGGGCGCCAGCGCGGCCACACCGAGGTGTACCGCGGCGCCGAGTACCAGGTCGACCTCGTCCCCAAGGTCCGTATCGAGGTCGTCGTCGACGACGCGGACGCCGAGACCGCCATCGAGGCGATCGTCAAGGCCGCGCGGACGGGGAAGATCGGGGACGGGAAGGTGTGGGCGCTGCCCGTCGAGACAGTCGTACGGGTGCGGACGGGCGAACGCGGCCCGGACGCGCTCTGA